The following coding sequences are from one Salvia hispanica cultivar TCC Black 2014 chromosome 3, UniMelb_Shisp_WGS_1.0, whole genome shotgun sequence window:
- the LOC125216821 gene encoding potassium transporter 8-like isoform X2 encodes MILLTLALLGACMVIGDGVLTPAISVFSAVSGLELLVSKHHHQYIEVPVVCMILVFLFSLQHFGTHRIGFLFGPVVITWLLCISSIGIYNIFHWNPHVYQALSPYYMYKFLKKTQGQGWMSLGGILLCITGSEAMYADLGHFSQLSIKMAFSFVVYPSLVLAYMGQAAYLSTHHIIENDYPIGFYVSVPEKLRWPVLAIAILAAVVGSQGMITGTFSIIKQCSAFGCFPKVKIIHTSSKIFGRIYIPEINWTLMLLCLAVTIGFRNTKHISNASGLAVITVMLVTTCLMSLVIIICWNRSALLAIAFTLFFGSIEALYFSAALIKFLEGAWVPIALSFVFLIAMSIWHYGTRKKYEFDVQNKVSLNWLLSAGPELGVVRVRGIGLIHTELVSGIPAILSHFVANLPAFHQVLVFLCIKYVPVPHVRPEERFLVGRVGPREYRVYRCIARYGYHDALLDDAAFEEDLVCTIADFIRSEWSHHNKHSEDGFESNEKMTVVGRPSSFSVGDDSEDAEVPMKRVGFVVPEIDKRGEAEVEELMEAREAGMAFILGHCHVKAKAGSGLMKRIAIDVGYDFLRRNSREPTYMKSFPCASTLEVGMIYHV; translated from the exons ATGATTTTGCTCACTTTGGCTTTACTTGGGGCTTGTATGGTGATTGGGGATGGAGTTCTTACTCCTGCGATTTCGG TGTTTTCAGCAGTATCAGGATTGGAGCTTCTTGTTTCTAAGCATCATCACCAAT ATATAGAAGTTCCAGTTGTTTGCATGATTCTGGTGTTCCTATTTTCTTTGCAACATTTTGGGACCCACCGGATCGGATTTCTATTCGGACCAGTTGTTATAACTTGGCTGTTGTGCATCAGTTCCATTGGGATCTACAATATTTTCCACTGGAATCCCCATGTTTACCAGGCACTCTCTCCTTATTACATGTATAAGTTCTTGAAGAAGACACAGGGTCAAGGCTGGATGTCGTTGGGCGGGATCTTGCTATGTATAACAG GTTCGGAAGCCATGTATGCTGATCTTGGTCACTTTTCCCAGTTGTCCATCAAG ATGGCGTTTAGCTTTGTGGTCTACCCATCTTTGGTCTTGGCTTATATGGGACAAGCGGCTTATCTTTCAACGCATCACATAATCGAGAACGACTACCCCATTGGGTTCTATGTTTCAGTCCCTG AAAAGCTGCGTTGGCCGGTGCTTGCGATTGCTATACTCGCAGCTGTGGTTGGAAGCCAAGGCATGATAACCGGGACCTTTTCCATCATCAAGCAATGCAGCGCTTTCGGTTGCTTCCCGAAGGTCAAGATAATCCACACATCCTCTAAGATATTCGGCCGGATTTACATCCCAGAAATCAACTGGACTCTGATGCTGCTATGCTTGGCTGTTACAATCGGCTTTAGGAACACAAAGCACATCAGCAATGCATCGG GTCTGGCAGTGATAACCGTTATGTTGGTGACAACATGCCTTATGTCTCTTGTGATCATAATCTGCTGGAACAGAAGCGCCCTTCTCGCCATCGCTTTCACGCTCTTCTTCGGCTCCATTGAAGCGCTCTACTTCTCGGCTGCGCTGATCAAGTTCCTCGAAGGCGCTTGGGTCCCCATCGCCTTGTCTTTCGTCTTCCTCATTGCCATGTCCATCTGGCATTACGGCACACGGAAAAAGTACGAGTTCGACGTACAGAACAAAGTCTCCCTCAACTGGCTCCTCAGCGCCGGCCCCGAACTCGGCGTTGTCCGAGTCCGGGGCATCGGCCTCATCCACACGGAACTCGTGTCCGGGATTCCGGCCATCTTATCCCATTTCGTCGCCAACCTCCCGGCTTTCCACCAGGTTTTGGTCTTCTTGTGCATCAAGTACGTCCCGGTGCCCCACGTTCGACCCGAGGAGAGGTTCCTCGTTGGGAGAGTCGGCCCAAGGGAGTACAGAGTGTACCGGTGCATAGCCCGCTACGGATACCACGACGCCCTCTTGGATGACGCTGCGTTCGAAGAGGATCTGGTTTGCACGATAGCCGATTTCATCCGGTCGGAATGGAGCCATCATAATAAGCATTCCGAGGACGGGTTCGAGAGCAACGAGAAGATGACGGTCGTGGGGAGACCCTCGTCGTTTAGCGTTGGGGACGACAGTGAGGATGCGGAGGTTCCGATGAAGAGGGTGGGGTTTGTGGTGCCGGAGATAGACAAAAGGGGGGAGGCAGAGGTGGAGGAGCTGATGGAGGCGAGGGAGGCGGGGATGGCGTTTATACTCGGGCACTGCCACGTGAAGGCGAAGGCGGGTTCGGGTTTAATGAAGAGGATAGCCATTGATGTGGGGTATGATTTCTTGAGAAGGAACTCGAGGGAGCCTACATATATGAAGAGCTTTCCTTGTGCATCAACGTTGGAGGTGGGAATGATTTACCATGTATGA
- the LOC125212501 gene encoding uncharacterized histidine-rich protein DDB_G0274557-like, producing the protein MTSKGFIFMLAFVLLVTRMVSSAGDVKNIETENNDHGHHHHHHEHAKAPAPAPVYTPLHAPAKAPIHHRHHEHAIAPAHAPSHHHHRHAITPAHAPLPHHEHVPVHAPAKSPAHSHKAPASAPIPPPHGCVAQCASYCKPISPKRPCMRKCTMCCAKCKCVPGSTKCHNWNSVEIHGHLVKCP; encoded by the exons ATGACTTCTAAAGGGTTCATTTTCATGCTAGCTTTTGTGCTTTTGGTTACAAGAATG GTCTCGTCCGCAGGAGACgtcaaaaatattgaaacCGAG AACAACGATCATGGCCACCACCATCACCACCACGAGCATGCCAAAGCACCAGCGCCTGCCCCCGTCTACACTCCACTACATGCACCAGCTAAGGCCCCCATCCACCACCGACACCATGAGCATGCCATAGCACCGGCTCACGCCCCttcccaccaccaccacagGCATGCCATAACACCTGCTCATGCCCCCCTCCCCCACCACGAGCATGTCCCTGTCCACGCACCAGCTAAATCCCCTGCTCACTCACACAAGGCACCTGCCTCTGCACCAATTCCTCCACCCCATG GTTGTGTGGCACAATGTGCATCATACTGCAAGCCGATTAGCCCGAAAAGGCCCTGCATGAGGAAATGTACCATGTGCTGTGCCAAGTGCAAATGTGTGCCTGGTTCCACAAAGTGCCACAACTGGAACAGTGTCGAAATCCATGGCCATCTCGTCAAGTGCCCTTGA
- the LOC125216821 gene encoding potassium transporter 8-like isoform X1 — protein MDNEGCSGKHTLKKESWRTVFALAYQSLGVVYGDLSTSPLYVYKSTFAEDIQHSETNEEIFGVLSFAFWTLTLVPLVKYVFIVLRADDNGEGGTFALYSLLCRHARVSTLPNGQLADEDLYEYRKENNESCNSGVGLRLRSALEKHRVLQMILLTLALLGACMVIGDGVLTPAISVFSAVSGLELLVSKHHHQYIEVPVVCMILVFLFSLQHFGTHRIGFLFGPVVITWLLCISSIGIYNIFHWNPHVYQALSPYYMYKFLKKTQGQGWMSLGGILLCITGSEAMYADLGHFSQLSIKMAFSFVVYPSLVLAYMGQAAYLSTHHIIENDYPIGFYVSVPEKLRWPVLAIAILAAVVGSQGMITGTFSIIKQCSAFGCFPKVKIIHTSSKIFGRIYIPEINWTLMLLCLAVTIGFRNTKHISNASGLAVITVMLVTTCLMSLVIIICWNRSALLAIAFTLFFGSIEALYFSAALIKFLEGAWVPIALSFVFLIAMSIWHYGTRKKYEFDVQNKVSLNWLLSAGPELGVVRVRGIGLIHTELVSGIPAILSHFVANLPAFHQVLVFLCIKYVPVPHVRPEERFLVGRVGPREYRVYRCIARYGYHDALLDDAAFEEDLVCTIADFIRSEWSHHNKHSEDGFESNEKMTVVGRPSSFSVGDDSEDAEVPMKRVGFVVPEIDKRGEAEVEELMEAREAGMAFILGHCHVKAKAGSGLMKRIAIDVGYDFLRRNSREPTYMKSFPCASTLEVGMIYHV, from the exons ATGGATAACGAAGGATGTAGTGGTAAACACACACTAAAG AAAGAATCTTGGCGGACAGTATTCGCATTGGCTTATCAGAGCCTGGGAGTTGTGTATGGGGATTTAAGCACATCTCCGTTGTATGTTTACAAGAGCACTTTTGCAGAGGACATTCAACACTCAGAAACCAATGAAGAGATATTTGGGGTTCTATCTTTTGCGTTCTGGACACTAACCCTGGTACCACTTGTTAAATATGTGTTCATAGTGCTTAGAGCTGATGACAATGGTGAGGGTGGGACTTTTGCTCTCTACTCATTGCTATGCCGTCACGCCCGAGTGAGCACTCTGCCCAATGGGCAGCTTGCTGATGAGGATTTGTATGAATACCGGAAGGAAAATAATGAATCTTGTAACAGTGGTGTTGGTTTGAGATTGAGGTCTGCATTGGAGAAGCATAGGGTGTTGCAGATGATTTTGCTCACTTTGGCTTTACTTGGGGCTTGTATGGTGATTGGGGATGGAGTTCTTACTCCTGCGATTTCGG TGTTTTCAGCAGTATCAGGATTGGAGCTTCTTGTTTCTAAGCATCATCACCAAT ATATAGAAGTTCCAGTTGTTTGCATGATTCTGGTGTTCCTATTTTCTTTGCAACATTTTGGGACCCACCGGATCGGATTTCTATTCGGACCAGTTGTTATAACTTGGCTGTTGTGCATCAGTTCCATTGGGATCTACAATATTTTCCACTGGAATCCCCATGTTTACCAGGCACTCTCTCCTTATTACATGTATAAGTTCTTGAAGAAGACACAGGGTCAAGGCTGGATGTCGTTGGGCGGGATCTTGCTATGTATAACAG GTTCGGAAGCCATGTATGCTGATCTTGGTCACTTTTCCCAGTTGTCCATCAAG ATGGCGTTTAGCTTTGTGGTCTACCCATCTTTGGTCTTGGCTTATATGGGACAAGCGGCTTATCTTTCAACGCATCACATAATCGAGAACGACTACCCCATTGGGTTCTATGTTTCAGTCCCTG AAAAGCTGCGTTGGCCGGTGCTTGCGATTGCTATACTCGCAGCTGTGGTTGGAAGCCAAGGCATGATAACCGGGACCTTTTCCATCATCAAGCAATGCAGCGCTTTCGGTTGCTTCCCGAAGGTCAAGATAATCCACACATCCTCTAAGATATTCGGCCGGATTTACATCCCAGAAATCAACTGGACTCTGATGCTGCTATGCTTGGCTGTTACAATCGGCTTTAGGAACACAAAGCACATCAGCAATGCATCGG GTCTGGCAGTGATAACCGTTATGTTGGTGACAACATGCCTTATGTCTCTTGTGATCATAATCTGCTGGAACAGAAGCGCCCTTCTCGCCATCGCTTTCACGCTCTTCTTCGGCTCCATTGAAGCGCTCTACTTCTCGGCTGCGCTGATCAAGTTCCTCGAAGGCGCTTGGGTCCCCATCGCCTTGTCTTTCGTCTTCCTCATTGCCATGTCCATCTGGCATTACGGCACACGGAAAAAGTACGAGTTCGACGTACAGAACAAAGTCTCCCTCAACTGGCTCCTCAGCGCCGGCCCCGAACTCGGCGTTGTCCGAGTCCGGGGCATCGGCCTCATCCACACGGAACTCGTGTCCGGGATTCCGGCCATCTTATCCCATTTCGTCGCCAACCTCCCGGCTTTCCACCAGGTTTTGGTCTTCTTGTGCATCAAGTACGTCCCGGTGCCCCACGTTCGACCCGAGGAGAGGTTCCTCGTTGGGAGAGTCGGCCCAAGGGAGTACAGAGTGTACCGGTGCATAGCCCGCTACGGATACCACGACGCCCTCTTGGATGACGCTGCGTTCGAAGAGGATCTGGTTTGCACGATAGCCGATTTCATCCGGTCGGAATGGAGCCATCATAATAAGCATTCCGAGGACGGGTTCGAGAGCAACGAGAAGATGACGGTCGTGGGGAGACCCTCGTCGTTTAGCGTTGGGGACGACAGTGAGGATGCGGAGGTTCCGATGAAGAGGGTGGGGTTTGTGGTGCCGGAGATAGACAAAAGGGGGGAGGCAGAGGTGGAGGAGCTGATGGAGGCGAGGGAGGCGGGGATGGCGTTTATACTCGGGCACTGCCACGTGAAGGCGAAGGCGGGTTCGGGTTTAATGAAGAGGATAGCCATTGATGTGGGGTATGATTTCTTGAGAAGGAACTCGAGGGAGCCTACATATATGAAGAGCTTTCCTTGTGCATCAACGTTGGAGGTGGGAATGATTTACCATGTATGA